A window of Gammaproteobacteria bacterium contains these coding sequences:
- the gmhB gene encoding D-glycero-beta-D-manno-heptose 1,7-bisphosphate 7-phosphatase, with protein sequence MKLVILDRDGVINEDSDHYIKSPEEWVPLPGSLAAIARLNQAGYRVVVASNQSGLARGYFDRATLARMHDKMHRALAQAGGKVEEVFFCPHHPDEGCACRKPRPGMLHQIATRLHTDLNGVPFIGDSLSDVQAARAVGAAPILVRTGKGKRTLARSEGLEGVPVFDDLAAAVAALLRAGRES encoded by the coding sequence ATGAAGCTGGTTATTCTGGATCGCGACGGCGTGATCAACGAAGACTCCGACCACTACATCAAATCCCCCGAGGAATGGGTCCCCCTTCCCGGCAGCCTGGCGGCCATTGCGAGATTAAACCAGGCCGGCTACCGGGTGGTGGTGGCCTCCAACCAGTCGGGCCTGGCGCGGGGCTATTTTGACCGCGCCACCCTGGCGCGCATGCACGACAAAATGCACCGCGCGCTGGCACAGGCCGGTGGCAAAGTGGAAGAAGTGTTTTTCTGCCCCCACCATCCGGATGAAGGCTGCGCCTGTCGCAAACCCCGGCCCGGCATGCTGCATCAAATCGCCACGCGCCTGCACACCGACTTAAACGGCGTGCCCTTTATTGGCGACAGCCTGAGCGATGTGCAGGCGGCCCGGGCCGTGGGCGCCGCCCCCATCCTGGTGCGCACGGGCAAAGGGAAGCGCACCCTGGCCCGGAGCGAAGGCTTGGAGGGCGTGCCAGTGTTCGACGATCTGGCCGCTGCCGTGGCGGCCCTGCTACGGGCAGGGCGGGAATCATGA